In one Brevibacillus composti genomic region, the following are encoded:
- a CDS encoding HD-GYP domain-containing protein: MKVKDRIFVALLFLCLVPILLVSLVNYHAAEEALFEQYAANITEHLQQLDDRQTTLEAFGEWSRQVDNPVSPTLVMIFSKEKVLLYPRNTSTLKWIIRDQDYASLLQLVHESGGKEVLLYSTSAGDMYLFSHISPYTGSTYVELLPVKEIENDLDPLKEVLFIVTILVILFAAIVAHQVARWFDRPIRSLIEATEALQQGDFTIRVEKHGMAEIAHLEDKFNQMASQLQVLIQRERKYMQAGLEQIVRSFYLAVEMKDPYTAGHSERVTEYALIIYDHLIEKGDFSRDDLRFAGLMHDIGKVAIPDRVLLKEGKLTDEEYELIKLHASIGANIVNQIESLSHVSPGVRHHHERWDGRGYPDGLSGERIPLMGRILAVADTFDAMTSTRSYRQAMTLEEAHAEILRCSGTQFDPAIVYAFHRAFSSGACHVHMQRVHQRKGEEAVAARG; the protein is encoded by the coding sequence ATGAAAGTAAAAGATCGAATATTTGTGGCTTTGCTTTTCTTGTGCCTCGTCCCCATCTTGCTCGTCAGTCTGGTCAATTATCATGCAGCAGAAGAAGCGTTGTTTGAGCAATACGCCGCCAATATTACGGAGCATTTGCAGCAGCTGGATGATCGACAGACGACGCTGGAGGCTTTCGGCGAGTGGTCGCGGCAGGTGGATAATCCGGTCTCCCCGACCTTGGTTATGATCTTTTCCAAAGAGAAGGTGCTGCTGTATCCGCGAAATACGAGTACGCTCAAATGGATCATCAGGGATCAGGACTATGCTTCCCTCCTGCAGTTAGTCCACGAGAGCGGGGGAAAGGAGGTCCTGCTGTACTCCACCTCCGCAGGCGACATGTATCTGTTTTCCCACATCTCCCCGTACACCGGGAGTACATATGTCGAACTATTGCCAGTCAAAGAGATTGAGAACGACCTCGATCCGTTGAAAGAGGTATTGTTCATCGTCACGATTCTCGTGATCCTGTTTGCGGCCATCGTTGCCCACCAGGTAGCCCGCTGGTTTGACAGGCCGATCCGCTCTTTGATCGAGGCTACGGAAGCGCTGCAGCAGGGTGATTTCACGATTCGAGTGGAAAAGCACGGGATGGCCGAAATTGCTCACCTGGAGGATAAATTCAATCAGATGGCTTCCCAGCTGCAAGTGCTGATTCAGCGGGAGCGCAAATACATGCAGGCGGGTCTGGAGCAAATCGTGCGCAGCTTCTATCTCGCCGTAGAGATGAAGGACCCCTATACAGCCGGCCATAGCGAACGGGTAACGGAATACGCGCTGATTATTTACGATCACCTGATAGAAAAAGGGGACTTTTCCCGGGACGACCTGCGATTTGCAGGTCTGATGCACGATATCGGCAAAGTCGCCATTCCCGACCGCGTGCTGTTGAAGGAAGGAAAGCTGACAGACGAGGAATACGAACTGATCAAGCTGCACGCTTCGATCGGGGCCAACATTGTCAACCAGATTGAGAGCCTCTCCCATGTGAGCCCGGGCGTCCGCCACCACCATGAGCGTTGGGATGGCAGGGGATACCCGGACGGGCTGAGCGGAGAAAGGATCCCGCTTATGGGAAGAATCCTGGCCGTAGCCGATACGTTTGATGCGATGACGTCGACTCGCTCGTACCGGCAAGCGATGACGCTGGAAGAGGCTCATGCCGAGATCCTGAGATGCTCCGGAACGCAGTTTGATCCCGCGATTGTCTATGCTTTTCACCGCGCCTTTTCGTCGGGAGCCTGTCATGTTCACATGCAGCGGGTACACCAGAGAAAGGGCGAGGAGGCCGTCGCCGCGAGAGGATAA
- a CDS encoding PAS domain-containing sensor histidine kinase, with product MGGSISLHLVGSSNRLQQFVQQLPAALFLVDESGTIVEANERLLCETGYRREDLINQSFRLLLPYQGTMEQLYQELLNREADQSLEVEWRDSKGRTGKASAMIMVQAGDHPLYLIQLLQMERETHQHLAQRLLAKLTHDSSLGLFVLDERGWIVEASHVACKLLGKSRLDVVNKHVDQVFAGIPEEHRLIRRELLDGVKLYNMATSWTNDNQRYELIVDASTLQDESGKTIGAFLLFKDITNLRSLEQKIERNERLAMIGQIAAGTAHEIRNPLTSIKGFLQMFLQSFSENGMDRERTYTEIMLTEINRINSLVSEFLLLSKPRDVQYAIVDLNTVFEEILPIVESQALLYGIEVQFSSRGQLPLVVGDTELLKQVFINICKNGIEAMGEQGTLHISHHVDPEGDKVSIDIKDTGPGIPLYIIDKIFDPFFTTKEEGTGLGLSVCQKIIHDIGGQIRVSTKGYGTTFHILLPYL from the coding sequence GTGGGGGGGTCCATTTCGTTACATCTCGTCGGCTCGTCCAATAGATTGCAACAGTTTGTGCAACAGCTGCCGGCCGCCCTTTTTCTGGTAGACGAATCCGGGACGATCGTGGAGGCGAACGAGAGGCTGCTGTGCGAAACCGGCTATCGGCGTGAAGATCTGATTAATCAATCATTTCGCCTCCTTTTGCCGTATCAGGGGACGATGGAGCAATTGTATCAGGAGCTGCTGAACCGGGAAGCAGACCAGTCACTCGAAGTGGAGTGGCGAGACAGCAAAGGGAGGACGGGGAAAGCCTCGGCCATGATCATGGTGCAGGCTGGCGATCACCCCCTGTACCTCATCCAGCTGCTTCAGATGGAGAGGGAGACCCATCAGCATCTGGCGCAGCGGCTGCTCGCCAAATTGACACATGACAGCAGTTTGGGACTGTTCGTCCTGGACGAGAGGGGCTGGATTGTCGAAGCCAGCCATGTCGCTTGCAAACTCTTGGGCAAAAGCCGCCTCGACGTCGTCAACAAACATGTTGACCAAGTGTTTGCCGGTATCCCGGAAGAGCACCGGTTGATCAGACGGGAGCTTTTGGACGGAGTCAAGCTGTACAATATGGCGACTTCATGGACCAATGACAATCAGCGCTATGAATTGATCGTAGACGCAAGCACGCTTCAGGATGAGTCAGGGAAGACGATAGGAGCCTTCTTACTGTTTAAGGATATTACGAATTTGCGTTCGCTTGAACAAAAAATCGAGCGGAACGAAAGGCTGGCGATGATCGGCCAAATCGCCGCGGGAACCGCTCACGAAATCCGCAATCCGCTCACCTCGATCAAAGGTTTTTTGCAAATGTTCCTGCAGTCATTCAGCGAAAACGGAATGGACCGCGAACGAACCTACACAGAAATCATGCTGACCGAAATCAATCGCATCAATTCGCTCGTCAGCGAATTTCTGCTGCTCAGCAAGCCGCGCGATGTCCAATACGCGATCGTCGATCTGAATACCGTCTTCGAGGAAATTTTGCCGATCGTGGAGTCGCAGGCCCTGCTGTACGGCATCGAGGTCCAATTTTCCTCGCGGGGACAACTGCCGCTGGTCGTCGGCGATACGGAACTGTTAAAGCAAGTGTTTATCAATATCTGCAAGAACGGGATCGAGGCCATGGGCGAGCAGGGCACGTTACATATTTCCCATCACGTCGATCCGGAGGGAGACAAGGTCAGCATCGATATCAAGGATACCGGACCCGGCATCCCTCTGTACATTATTGACAAGATCTTTGATCCGTTTTTCACGACAAAGGAAGAGGGGACAGGGCTCGGGCTGTCCGTCTGCCAGAAGATCATACACGACATCGGCGGACAGATTCGCGTATCCACCAAAGGGTACGGCACTACCTTTCATATCCTGCTCCCCTACTTATAA
- the dnaX gene encoding DNA polymerase III subunit gamma/tau, with protein MAYTALYRVYRPQTFQDVVGQEHVTVTLRNALREQRLSHAYLFNGPRGTGKTSAAKIMAKAVNCEQPQDGEPCNRCDTCKAITDGSVTDVLEIDAASNRGVEEIRDIRDKVKFAPSDVKYKVYIIDEVHMLTTEAFNALLKTLEEPPSHVLFILATTEPHKLPATIISRCQRFDFHRISLREMVKRLSYICQEQQVQVEEQALTLVAKMAEGGMRDALSLLDQAISYSRDQVTAAAIMQITGTVSQSYFSTLARSIAKQDVTQVMEQFDRVMVQGKDPEQFLHDFLYYYRDMLLLKTAPHLEEIVERTMIDDQFAEVATLYDIPDLYTAIETCNQALTQLKWSTYARVLVELTLVKLCQQPGRGNTQQAQSAPVQGSVAGEDLSALVNRIRMLEEKLSQLAQGQGLAAAPTKAEEPRKPEARRPASAGNGSRTPMNKVREAAMAIDEGLTRQVRGQWSQILADVKKVKIQHQAWLVNGQPAAVGNDAVVVTFTSPIHCDKTMEPELKSVIERAISGVVGRPLQLLSVMEEEWQSVHQQAAQGDAPKEEEQDPFVAEAIRLVGEGLVEVKE; from the coding sequence ATGGCTTACACCGCGCTGTATCGCGTTTACCGACCGCAAACCTTTCAAGACGTGGTAGGACAAGAGCATGTGACCGTCACTCTGCGCAATGCCTTGCGCGAGCAAAGACTGTCTCACGCTTATCTGTTCAACGGTCCCCGAGGCACGGGCAAAACCAGTGCGGCCAAAATCATGGCCAAGGCTGTCAACTGCGAGCAGCCGCAGGATGGGGAGCCATGCAATCGATGTGATACCTGCAAGGCCATCACGGACGGCTCCGTAACTGATGTGCTGGAAATTGACGCAGCGTCCAACCGGGGTGTCGAGGAAATACGGGATATTCGCGACAAGGTGAAATTTGCCCCGAGCGATGTCAAATACAAGGTGTATATTATCGACGAAGTGCATATGCTGACGACGGAAGCCTTCAATGCCCTCCTCAAAACGCTGGAGGAGCCGCCTTCCCACGTCCTGTTTATTCTGGCGACGACCGAACCGCATAAGCTGCCCGCGACGATCATCTCTCGCTGCCAGCGCTTTGACTTCCATCGCATCTCGCTGCGAGAGATGGTCAAGCGGCTCAGCTATATCTGCCAGGAGCAGCAGGTCCAAGTCGAGGAGCAAGCGCTGACGCTGGTCGCCAAAATGGCGGAAGGCGGGATGCGTGACGCGCTCAGCCTGCTGGACCAGGCAATCAGCTACAGCAGGGATCAGGTGACGGCGGCTGCAATCATGCAGATCACCGGGACGGTCTCCCAGTCGTATTTTTCCACCCTGGCCCGATCCATCGCCAAGCAAGACGTCACTCAGGTGATGGAGCAGTTTGACCGGGTGATGGTCCAGGGGAAAGATCCGGAGCAGTTTTTGCACGATTTTCTCTACTACTACCGGGATATGCTGCTGCTCAAGACAGCCCCGCATCTGGAGGAGATCGTGGAGCGGACGATGATCGACGATCAGTTCGCTGAGGTAGCGACCCTGTATGACATCCCCGATCTCTATACCGCGATCGAGACGTGCAACCAGGCGCTGACCCAGTTGAAATGGTCCACGTACGCCCGGGTACTGGTGGAGCTGACCTTGGTGAAGCTATGCCAGCAGCCGGGGAGAGGGAACACCCAGCAAGCGCAGTCCGCCCCCGTCCAAGGCAGCGTGGCCGGAGAAGATCTGTCCGCGCTCGTCAACCGGATTCGGATGCTGGAGGAAAAACTGAGCCAGCTCGCCCAGGGACAGGGCCTGGCAGCCGCTCCGACGAAGGCGGAAGAGCCGCGAAAGCCGGAAGCGCGCCGGCCTGCTTCCGCAGGAAACGGGTCGCGGACGCCCATGAACAAAGTCCGCGAAGCGGCGATGGCGATCGATGAGGGCCTGACCCGCCAAGTCCGCGGACAATGGAGTCAGATCCTCGCCGATGTGAAAAAGGTAAAAATTCAGCACCAAGCCTGGCTGGTCAACGGGCAACCGGCGGCTGTCGGCAATGACGCTGTCGTCGTGACCTTTACCAGCCCGATCCACTGCGATAAAACCATGGAGCCCGAGCTGAAAAGCGTCATCGAACGGGCGATTTCCGGAGTGGTCGGCAGGCCGCTGCAGCTCCTGTCCGTTATGGAGGAGGAGTGGCAATCGGTTCACCAGCAGGCTGCACAGGGAGACGCTCCCAAAGAGGAGGAGCAGGATCCGTTTGTGGCCGAAGCCATCCGGCTGGTCGGCGAAGGCCTGGTGGAAGTGAAAGAATAA
- a CDS encoding YbaB/EbfC family nucleoid-associated protein, translating into MKNMQQMMRQVKKMQEEMQKAQEGLKEKVVESSAGGGAVMVKANGHKEIIEIAIKPEVVDADDVEMLQDLVLTAVNDALRKVDELVGKEMGRFTGGMNIPGLF; encoded by the coding sequence GTGAAAAACATGCAACAAATGATGCGTCAGGTAAAGAAAATGCAGGAAGAAATGCAAAAAGCCCAAGAAGGCCTGAAGGAAAAAGTTGTGGAAAGCTCTGCCGGCGGCGGTGCCGTCATGGTGAAAGCGAACGGGCACAAGGAAATCATTGAGATTGCCATCAAGCCGGAAGTCGTCGATGCCGATGACGTCGAAATGCTGCAGGATCTGGTGTTGACAGCCGTCAACGACGCGCTCCGCAAAGTGGATGAATTGGTAGGCAAAGAAATGGGACGCTTTACCGGAGGGATGAACATTCCGGGATTGTTCTAA
- the recR gene encoding recombination mediator RecR → MFYPEPVSKLIEGFMKLPGIGPKTAGRLAFFVLNMKEDDVLDLAKALVNAKRQLHYCSVCNNITDLDPCHICRDKRRDGSVICVVQEPKDVVAMEKTREFEGYYHVLHGAISPIEGIGPEDIRIPDLLKRLGDEQVKEVILATNPNIEGEATAMYISRLIKPFGIRVTRIAHGLPVGGDLEYADEVTLTKALEGRREL, encoded by the coding sequence ATGTTTTATCCCGAACCGGTCTCCAAACTAATCGAAGGTTTTATGAAACTGCCTGGCATCGGTCCGAAAACGGCGGGTCGCTTGGCGTTTTTCGTACTGAACATGAAAGAAGATGATGTGCTGGACCTCGCCAAGGCATTGGTCAATGCCAAGCGTCAGCTTCATTACTGTTCGGTCTGCAACAACATTACGGATCTGGACCCTTGCCACATCTGCCGCGACAAACGGCGGGACGGCTCCGTCATCTGTGTCGTGCAAGAGCCGAAAGACGTAGTGGCGATGGAAAAAACCCGCGAATTCGAGGGGTACTACCATGTGCTCCACGGGGCGATTTCTCCGATCGAAGGAATTGGCCCCGAGGATATACGCATCCCGGATCTGTTGAAGCGGCTGGGCGACGAACAGGTGAAGGAAGTGATCCTGGCGACCAATCCCAACATCGAGGGAGAGGCGACAGCCATGTACATTTCCCGCCTGATCAAGCCGTTTGGCATACGGGTGACGCGGATTGCGCACGGATTGCCCGTGGGCGGCGATCTCGAATATGCAGACGAGGTTACGCTGACCAAAGCCTTGGAAGGAAGACGGGAGCTATAG
- a CDS encoding CPBP family intramembrane glutamic endopeptidase → MLNGPGLSLSGKTERDRTRIWAVLLFMGYWIIFAAEFFMIRFQRGENGLWVATTAEEPAPWLVILILCVSGISVLLSAVYAVQRVRTRRQRDWLWFSPEVAGVDVLHVIAWVHVFQTCTLLLYGLVLPANLFAAGSAGSFLESASLQLFILVLVPLMFRGRLRELGVCRPRRLGLMVVVLILLFLAVMLLLDTAVTRPFAEWLGLSLDSEREKLIEREIVHAKGQDSWAILASLLVIGGLVPLAEELLFRGVVQTYLVRRAGAVLGIFLSSLWFALMHVDVALFAPLFVMGVFLGYLRHHFQSIWGAVILHALNNIVGVLYYFQ, encoded by the coding sequence ATGCTGAATGGACCGGGGCTTTCGCTCTCGGGCAAGACAGAGAGAGATCGCACGAGAATCTGGGCTGTTCTCTTGTTTATGGGGTATTGGATCATCTTTGCCGCAGAGTTTTTCATGATTCGCTTTCAGCGGGGAGAAAACGGCTTGTGGGTGGCGACCACGGCAGAAGAACCGGCTCCGTGGCTGGTCATTCTGATCTTATGCGTGAGCGGAATCAGCGTTCTGCTGTCGGCCGTCTACGCCGTTCAGCGTGTGCGGACACGGCGACAGCGGGACTGGCTCTGGTTTTCGCCGGAAGTTGCCGGTGTCGATGTCCTGCATGTGATCGCCTGGGTGCACGTCTTTCAGACCTGCACGCTCCTTCTGTATGGTTTGGTTCTGCCGGCGAACCTGTTTGCCGCAGGATCCGCGGGCAGCTTTCTGGAGTCGGCCTCTTTGCAGCTGTTTATTCTGGTCTTGGTGCCGCTGATGTTTCGCGGGCGCCTGAGAGAGCTGGGAGTATGTCGTCCCCGTCGCTTGGGGCTGATGGTCGTCGTCCTGATCCTCCTGTTTCTTGCGGTGATGCTTCTGCTTGATACTGCGGTCACTCGGCCCTTCGCGGAGTGGCTGGGGCTTTCCCTAGACTCCGAGCGGGAAAAACTGATTGAGCGGGAGATCGTCCATGCCAAGGGACAGGATAGCTGGGCGATTTTGGCGTCGCTTTTGGTCATCGGCGGACTGGTTCCCCTCGCGGAGGAGCTGCTGTTCCGTGGGGTGGTGCAAACCTATCTCGTCCGCCGAGCAGGTGCCGTTCTCGGGATTTTCCTCAGCAGTCTCTGGTTTGCCTTGATGCATGTGGATGTGGCCTTGTTTGCTCCGCTGTTCGTGATGGGGGTCTTTCTCGGGTACCTGCGCCATCACTTCCAATCCATATGGGGGGCAGTGATCCTGCACGCACTGAACAACATCGTCGGAGTGCTTTATTACTTCCAATAG
- a CDS encoding DUF2508 family protein — protein sequence MGFWKQAKPSVAWEDGMLEEAVNSARLDWQQAQHLMEISEPDHRLEDAIYYLELTEKRYMFLLSQLKREREHHQA from the coding sequence TTGGGCTTTTGGAAGCAGGCAAAACCATCAGTCGCCTGGGAAGACGGAATGCTTGAGGAGGCTGTCAACAGCGCCAGACTGGACTGGCAGCAGGCCCAGCATTTGATGGAAATCAGCGAACCGGATCACAGGCTGGAAGACGCTATCTACTATCTGGAGCTGACGGAAAAACGCTATATGTTTCTGCTCTCGCAGCTAAAGCGAGAGCGGGAGCACCATCAAGCGTAG
- a CDS encoding pro-sigmaK processing inhibitor BofA family protein, producing the protein MTTGWMIALLVAGLLILIAASKSGWGPIRWIGFGVMQLVIGAVLLFFANLIGELADFHIPINPVTALLTGLLRLPGLAALIIIKLWIL; encoded by the coding sequence ATGACCACAGGGTGGATGATTGCCCTCTTAGTGGCGGGGCTGCTCATCTTGATCGCGGCCAGCAAATCAGGCTGGGGGCCGATTCGCTGGATTGGTTTTGGCGTCATGCAGCTGGTGATTGGCGCCGTATTGCTCTTTTTTGCCAACCTGATTGGAGAGCTGGCCGACTTTCACATACCCATCAACCCGGTGACGGCCCTCTTGACCGGTCTGCTACGCTTGCCGGGACTGGCCGCCTTGATCATCATCAAGCTGTGGATCTTGTAA
- a CDS encoding sigma factor G inhibitor Gin: MERIAQRCIVCEEERLDGIAICEQFICRHCEQEMVQTDVQDEKYPFFIHQMRRIWLTNDA, translated from the coding sequence ATGGAAAGGATTGCTCAGCGATGCATCGTCTGTGAGGAAGAACGGCTGGACGGGATCGCCATCTGTGAGCAGTTTATCTGCCGCCATTGCGAACAGGAAATGGTGCAGACTGACGTACAAGACGAAAAATATCCATTCTTTATCCATCAAATGAGGCGAATCTGGCTCACAAATGACGCGTAG
- a CDS encoding aminotransferase class I/II-fold pyridoxal phosphate-dependent enzyme produces the protein MREKSPGYGERQRRAPLYEHLDRHAQTHPHPFHVPGHKMGRSFDSAGIHRFSDVLPLDVTEISGMDDLHDPAGVIAEAQALAAEAFGAEETRFLIGGSTVGNMALIMSVCRPGDKILVQRNCHKSVFHGMMLARAHPVYIVPAVDPDSGVAAGIRREDVERALQVHPDAKAVFITNPTYYGMGIDLAKMAAVVHRFGIPLLVDEAHGSHYGFHSAFPLSAMQCGVDAAVQSTHKMTAALTMSSMLHIQGPRIDRERLARSLAILQSSSPSYLLMASLDLARRHLVHEAGQEWSELLPQLERLRERIRSLAWLELAELGPSSVYTTMDPLKLMLILRTDDLDGYGLQQLLEESSIYPELADTSHVLLAASSGTRAEDLHQLMRVLESLPCQSAQSSRRFAQAGMVSSSFLREQAMPIHEAMDAERISIPLEQAEGHIAGEMIIPYPPGIPLLAPGERIDAPFLQQLTELRKSRVRFQGVRDASLQTIQVVKYIRR, from the coding sequence GTGCGGGAAAAGAGCCCTGGCTATGGGGAGAGGCAGCGGCGCGCTCCCTTGTACGAACATTTGGATAGACATGCCCAGACCCATCCGCATCCGTTTCATGTGCCGGGCCACAAAATGGGGCGCAGCTTTGATTCGGCCGGCATCCACCGGTTTTCCGACGTCTTGCCGCTGGATGTAACCGAGATCTCCGGCATGGACGATCTGCATGATCCCGCGGGCGTGATTGCCGAAGCGCAGGCGCTGGCTGCGGAAGCATTCGGTGCGGAGGAGACGCGCTTTCTCATCGGGGGCAGTACGGTGGGCAACATGGCCCTGATCATGAGTGTGTGCCGTCCGGGGGACAAAATTCTGGTGCAGCGAAACTGCCATAAATCTGTTTTTCACGGGATGATGCTGGCACGCGCTCATCCTGTCTATATCGTGCCTGCCGTCGATCCGGACAGCGGCGTGGCGGCGGGGATACGGCGAGAAGATGTGGAGCGGGCATTGCAGGTCCATCCGGACGCAAAAGCTGTGTTTATCACCAACCCGACTTATTACGGCATGGGGATCGACCTGGCCAAAATGGCGGCGGTGGTTCACCGGTTCGGGATACCGCTGCTCGTGGATGAGGCGCATGGCTCTCACTACGGTTTCCACTCCGCTTTTCCGCTATCGGCGATGCAGTGCGGCGTCGATGCGGCCGTCCAATCGACGCACAAGATGACCGCCGCGCTGACGATGTCCTCCATGCTTCATATACAGGGGCCGCGGATCGATCGGGAGCGGCTGGCCCGAAGTCTGGCGATCTTGCAATCGTCCAGCCCCTCCTACCTCCTGATGGCCTCCCTCGATCTGGCCAGACGCCATCTGGTCCATGAGGCCGGTCAGGAATGGAGCGAGCTGCTTCCCCAACTGGAGAGGCTGCGGGAGCGCATTCGTTCCCTCGCCTGGCTGGAGCTGGCCGAACTGGGGCCAAGCAGTGTCTATACGACGATGGATCCGCTGAAACTGATGCTGATTTTGCGCACGGATGATCTGGACGGCTACGGGCTGCAGCAGCTGCTGGAGGAAAGCAGCATCTATCCGGAGCTGGCGGACACCTCCCATGTGCTCCTGGCGGCATCGTCCGGGACGAGAGCGGAAGATCTCCATCAGCTGATGCGAGTGCTGGAGTCTCTGCCCTGCCAGTCTGCGCAATCGTCCAGGCGCTTTGCGCAGGCCGGGATGGTCTCGTCCAGTTTTTTACGGGAACAGGCCATGCCGATACATGAAGCGATGGACGCGGAACGAATCAGCATCCCGCTGGAACAGGCCGAGGGCCATATCGCAGGCGAAATGATCATCCCCTATCCGCCGGGAATACCGCTGCTTGCGCCAGGCGAGCGGATTGATGCGCCTTTTCTGCAGCAATTGACAGAGCTGCGGAAAAGCCGGGTCAGGTTTCAAGGGGTGCGGGATGCCAGCCTGCAAACCATACAGGTCGTCAAATACATTCGAAGATAG
- the tmk gene encoding dTMP kinase produces the protein MTTRQTGRFITVEGADGAGKSTVATRLYEELCKKGWNVVLTREPGGIEIAEKIRDIILNPAYVNMDKRTEALLYAAARRQHLAEKVLPALKAGMVVLCDRFIDSSLAYQGYARGIGIDEVFAINQFAVENCMPDLTLYFDVRPEVGLARINATKGREINRLDLEALDFHEKVREGYRVVRERFAHRFVVIDAERPVDQVYQEALRELETRLQV, from the coding sequence GTGACAACGAGACAAACAGGCAGGTTCATCACGGTAGAAGGAGCAGATGGGGCTGGAAAATCAACGGTCGCAACCCGCCTGTACGAGGAGCTGTGCAAAAAAGGGTGGAACGTCGTGCTGACGCGGGAGCCGGGGGGCATCGAGATCGCGGAAAAAATCCGCGACATCATCCTCAATCCCGCCTACGTCAATATGGACAAGCGTACGGAAGCCTTGCTCTATGCCGCGGCGAGAAGACAGCATCTGGCGGAAAAGGTGCTGCCTGCACTGAAGGCGGGCATGGTAGTGCTGTGCGACCGCTTTATCGACAGCAGCCTCGCCTATCAGGGGTACGCCAGAGGAATCGGCATCGACGAGGTGTTTGCGATCAATCAATTTGCCGTGGAGAATTGCATGCCGGATCTGACCCTGTACTTTGACGTCCGTCCAGAGGTGGGGCTGGCCCGGATCAATGCGACCAAAGGCCGGGAGATCAACCGGCTGGATCTCGAAGCCCTGGACTTCCACGAAAAAGTCAGAGAGGGATACCGGGTCGTCCGCGAGAGATTTGCTCACCGATTCGTCGTGATCGATGCCGAGAGACCGGTCGATCAGGTGTACCAGGAGGCGCTCAGAGAATTGGAGACTCGTCTGCAGGTTTAA
- a CDS encoding cyclic-di-AMP receptor, whose translation MKMVVAVVQDKDSGRLSQQLVKKGFRATKLASTGSFLRAGNTTFLIGTNDENLPEVIEIIQQNCKSRKQMVTPVSPLSNAVDSFMPYPLEVQVGGAAVFVLDVQQFHSF comes from the coding sequence ATGAAGATGGTGGTTGCTGTCGTTCAGGATAAAGACAGTGGTCGTCTGTCACAGCAGTTAGTGAAAAAAGGTTTCCGGGCGACAAAATTGGCGAGTACGGGAAGCTTTTTGCGCGCTGGCAATACGACATTTTTAATCGGTACCAATGACGAAAACCTGCCTGAAGTCATTGAAATTATTCAGCAGAACTGCAAATCACGAAAACAGATGGTCACTCCTGTCTCACCATTGAGCAACGCCGTTGACTCTTTCATGCCGTATCCGCTAGAGGTTCAGGTGGGCGGAGCTGCCGTTTTTGTTCTGGATGTTCAACAGTTCCATTCATTCTAA
- the holB gene encoding DNA polymerase III subunit delta': MTWTTLSQQPRAAELLYHSLRNDRLAHAYLFAGPRGAGKKQMALHLAKSLFCTEKEADACGACLACRRIEAGNHPDVLLITPDGASIKIDQIRHLQKEMAMRAVESFHKVYIIEHVDKMTVQAANSLLKFLEEPPEGVVAVLLTEQSHAMLPTILSRCQIVQFSPLSPESIAEKLTAEGISPGLARIVSHITSNLEEARALSQAEWFAQLRNVMIQLVQECKQHNSTVLYTIHDMLQKSDKIKEELPLFLDLLILWLRDILYVQADRHAHLINNDQQDVLQGQALIWTKTELLHGIDLVMETKNRIERNANPQLALERLVLQIQEG, from the coding sequence ATGACATGGACAACACTATCGCAGCAGCCGCGTGCGGCGGAGCTGCTCTATCATAGTCTGCGCAATGACCGGCTGGCTCACGCTTATCTGTTTGCCGGTCCGAGGGGCGCAGGGAAAAAACAGATGGCCCTGCATCTGGCGAAGTCCCTCTTTTGTACGGAAAAAGAAGCGGACGCCTGCGGGGCCTGTCTTGCATGCAGGAGAATTGAAGCGGGAAATCACCCCGACGTGCTGCTGATCACGCCGGACGGGGCTTCCATCAAGATTGACCAGATTCGTCATCTGCAAAAGGAGATGGCGATGCGTGCGGTGGAGTCCTTCCACAAAGTGTACATCATTGAGCATGTCGACAAGATGACGGTGCAGGCGGCCAACAGCCTGCTAAAATTCCTCGAAGAGCCACCGGAGGGTGTGGTAGCGGTACTGCTGACGGAGCAGAGCCACGCGATGCTGCCGACGATTCTGTCGCGCTGCCAAATTGTACAGTTTTCCCCGCTTTCGCCGGAATCGATCGCGGAAAAATTGACGGCGGAAGGAATATCACCAGGACTGGCGAGGATCGTGTCCCACATAACGTCAAATCTGGAAGAAGCTCGTGCGCTCAGCCAAGCAGAATGGTTTGCACAGCTGAGAAATGTAATGATACAATTGGTGCAGGAATGTAAGCAACACAACTCCACGGTTCTTTATACCATTCACGATATGCTTCAAAAGAGCGACAAAATAAAGGAGGAACTACCCCTCTTCTTGGATTTGCTCATCCTTTGGCTGCGCGATATCCTGTATGTGCAAGCAGACAGACATGCCCATCTCATCAACAATGACCAACAGGATGTGTTGCAAGGACAAGCCTTGATTTGGACAAAAACTGAGCTCTTGCACGGAATCGATCTGGTCATGGAAACGAAAAATCGGATAGAGCGAAATGCCAACCCACAGTTGGCCCTTGAGCGGTTGGTTCTTCAAATCCAGGAGGGATAA